One Sphingomonas limnosediminicola DNA segment encodes these proteins:
- a CDS encoding UrcA family protein — protein MKQTLKIIAVSALATAALLKGLPVLAEPAQGQNVTIVSTADLDLSTTAGRAALDHRLVTAAKEVCGYASDVDLVGKNQVRACRIRVLAEARANGETLLASKNSSNTILIAASR, from the coding sequence ATGAAACAGACTCTCAAGATCATCGCCGTGTCGGCGCTTGCCACGGCAGCACTTCTCAAGGGCCTCCCCGTGCTGGCCGAACCGGCGCAGGGGCAGAACGTCACGATCGTTAGCACCGCCGATCTCGATCTTTCCACGACAGCCGGGCGCGCCGCGCTCGATCACCGCCTGGTCACCGCGGCAAAGGAGGTTTGCGGCTATGCGTCCGACGTTGACCTCGTTGGAAAAAACCAGGTCCGCGCTTGCCGGATCAGGGTGCTCGCGGAAGCACGCGCGAATGGCGAAACGCTCCTCGCGAGTAAGAACAGCAGCAACACGATCCTGATCGCCGCGAGCCGCTAA
- a CDS encoding NAD(P)/FAD-dependent oxidoreductase: MSSVRGLVIVGGGAAGIGAATEAKTRGVDALIVESSNRLGGRAHSIDWNGYRLDLGCSWMHSAERNSLRVEAERLGFEIDRNPTGWFGQYRDLGFAPDEQKAAGEAFAALEVRMASHPPASDRASDALEAGNPWNAWLDVLSGYINGAPLDQVSVADWLAYDNASTDQNWRLPQSYGSLLATLGARFEHWLATPVTAVSRLPDAVRVSTNEGVIEAERVIVTVPTSVLDRIRFDPLFEGLLEAAANLPLGVADKLLLSLDDPEEFPHGAHLLGNPRKSETGSYFIRSLGMPIIEGFFGGNGARAIEDLGDEGAAAFAADELAALLGNGIRKRLKFIAVSRWAHEPWIGGSYSHALPGRTAARQVLAEPADDRLAFAGEAVSNEDYSTAHGAFDSGRAAVRRLFLA; this comes from the coding sequence GTGAGCTCAGTTCGCGGGCTCGTCATCGTCGGCGGCGGCGCGGCGGGGATTGGCGCTGCGACTGAGGCAAAAACGCGAGGCGTCGATGCGCTGATCGTCGAGTCCAGCAATCGGCTTGGCGGGCGAGCGCATTCGATCGACTGGAACGGTTATCGCCTCGATCTCGGCTGTTCATGGATGCACTCGGCGGAACGCAACAGCCTGCGCGTCGAGGCCGAGCGGTTGGGTTTCGAGATCGACCGCAACCCGACCGGGTGGTTCGGTCAATATCGCGATCTTGGATTTGCGCCCGATGAGCAGAAGGCGGCGGGGGAAGCTTTTGCGGCGCTGGAAGTGAGAATGGCTTCCCATCCGCCAGCGAGCGACCGGGCGTCCGACGCTCTGGAAGCAGGAAATCCGTGGAACGCTTGGCTCGACGTGCTGAGCGGCTACATCAACGGCGCGCCGCTCGATCAGGTGTCGGTCGCGGATTGGCTTGCCTACGACAATGCGTCGACGGACCAGAACTGGCGGCTGCCACAAAGCTATGGTTCGTTGCTGGCAACGCTGGGAGCTCGTTTTGAGCATTGGCTGGCGACCCCGGTAACTGCCGTAAGCAGGCTCCCAGACGCTGTTCGAGTTTCGACGAACGAAGGCGTGATCGAGGCGGAGCGGGTGATCGTCACGGTGCCGACTTCGGTGCTGGATCGCATTCGCTTCGACCCGCTGTTCGAGGGTTTGCTGGAGGCTGCCGCGAACCTGCCGCTTGGTGTGGCGGACAAGCTGCTCCTGTCGCTGGACGATCCGGAGGAGTTTCCGCACGGCGCGCATTTGCTCGGTAATCCGAGAAAGTCGGAGACGGGGAGCTATTTCATTCGGTCGCTGGGCATGCCCATCATTGAAGGCTTTTTCGGTGGCAATGGCGCGCGGGCTATAGAAGACTTGGGCGATGAGGGGGCCGCAGCGTTCGCGGCGGACGAGCTTGCTGCGTTGCTCGGAAACGGCATCCGCAAGCGTCTTAAGTTTATTGCTGTGTCGCGCTGGGCGCATGAGCCCTGGATCGGCGGCAGCTACAGCCACGCGCTACCCGGCCGGACCGCCGCCCGCCAGGTCCTTGCCGAGCCCGCGGACGATCGTCTCGCCTTCGCCGGCGAGGCTGTGAGCAATGAAGATTATTCCACGGCCCACGGTGCGTTCGACAGCGGGCGCGCGGCGGTGCGGCGACTGTTTCTCGCCTAG
- a CDS encoding GFA family protein, translated as MKVAGGCHCGSVRFEAELPAEPVPALDCNCSVCRMTGFLHLMVPHDEFELVSGDDDLVSYRFGSGTAEHLFCGRCGVKSFYQPRSHPDAWSVNAHCLDQAVELAIEPFDGANWEQAKAELDGRK; from the coding sequence ATGAAAGTCGCCGGCGGATGTCATTGCGGATCGGTCCGCTTCGAAGCCGAATTGCCCGCGGAGCCCGTTCCGGCGCTCGACTGCAATTGCTCGGTATGTCGGATGACGGGCTTTCTTCATCTGATGGTCCCGCATGACGAGTTCGAGCTGGTGTCGGGTGACGACGATCTCGTCAGCTACCGCTTCGGAAGCGGCACGGCGGAGCATCTGTTCTGCGGCCGCTGCGGCGTGAAAAGCTTCTACCAGCCTAGATCCCATCCTGACGCTTGGAGCGTCAACGCGCATTGCCTCGATCAGGCGGTTGAGCTTGCAATCGAACCGTTCGACGGCGCGAACTGGGAACAAGCGAAGGCTGAACTCGACGGGCGCAAATAG
- a CDS encoding LysR family transcriptional regulator, which produces MFDWNDLRYFIAVAREGSTLAAARGLRTSQTTVARRIAALESALGLPLFEKRQAGYSLTPAGHELLGHAQRVETSANGFGEAASAQSRDLRGTVKLTTEEVYAITLLAPIMRELHERHPEIVLELDTSQQVRDLGAGEADISLRSTKNDGQPAGLVGRQLCIDDWTLYCSRDYAARHGVPRNRAELKNHPFIGGGGGNLWIHYQAWLKTLGLESQVAMHHATSGGLLSGVRSGFGIAVLPCIVADSDPDLIRCLPPRTEHGRMLWLFTHERCRHTPRVRTVIDFVYDRLSKLVRQLEEKRAAA; this is translated from the coding sequence ATGTTCGACTGGAACGACCTTCGCTACTTCATCGCCGTTGCGCGCGAGGGGAGCACGCTCGCCGCCGCGCGGGGCCTGCGGACGAGCCAGACCACCGTCGCCCGCCGCATCGCCGCACTGGAGAGCGCGCTCGGCCTGCCGCTCTTCGAAAAACGCCAGGCAGGATACAGCCTGACGCCAGCCGGCCACGAACTGCTCGGGCACGCCCAGCGAGTCGAAACGTCGGCCAACGGCTTCGGTGAAGCAGCGTCGGCGCAATCCCGCGATCTTCGCGGGACGGTGAAGCTGACTACCGAAGAGGTTTACGCAATCACCCTACTCGCTCCGATTATGCGGGAGCTGCACGAGCGCCATCCCGAGATCGTTCTTGAACTCGACACCAGCCAGCAGGTACGCGACCTTGGCGCGGGCGAGGCGGACATTTCGCTGCGGAGCACGAAGAACGACGGCCAGCCCGCGGGCCTCGTGGGGCGCCAGCTCTGCATCGACGATTGGACGCTCTATTGCAGCCGGGACTACGCCGCGCGCCACGGCGTCCCGCGCAACCGAGCCGAGCTCAAGAACCATCCGTTCATCGGCGGTGGCGGCGGGAACCTGTGGATCCACTATCAGGCATGGCTGAAGACGCTGGGCCTGGAGAGCCAGGTGGCAATGCATCATGCGACCTCGGGCGGCCTGCTGTCGGGCGTCCGTTCAGGCTTCGGGATCGCAGTGCTTCCCTGCATCGTCGCCGATTCCGATCCTGACCTCATCCGCTGCTTGCCGCCGCGCACCGAACATGGCCGGATGCTGTGGCTCTTCACCCACGAACGCTGTCGCCACACGCCGCGCGTCCGCACTGTCATCGATTTCGTCTACGACCGCCTGAGCAAGCTGGTGCGGCAGCTGGAAGAAAAGCGCGCCGCGGCCTAG